The nucleotide window AATACCAATGTAAACACCAATGGACAAAATGGAAACAGAAACTTTCCTGGTCAGGCTATTTTAATTAACAAAAAACACGTTCCTCTTCACGCTGCATTCCCCATCGCCGGAACTACGATCCATTACATACTTAACTTGCTTCACAGTTAGAAATAAAgccagtaatatatatataactaataGAACTGCTCCCTTCTCAAGGGAACCGTGGGGAAGTCAATCACCTAAACGCCTTTGTTGGTCCATCTCTCTAGGTCCCGTTGCTCTGCCCAAAGGCAACGCGCTGGGCCTGCCCTTCCAGAAGGACACCCTGCTGGGCATGGTGTCCAACCCCACCGAGGTGTTCTGCTCCGTGCCCGGCCGCCTCTCCCtgctcagctccacctccaaGTACAAGGTGACCGTGGCCGAGGTGCAGCGCCGCCTCTCGCCCCCAGAGTGCCTCAACGCCTCGCTGCTCGGGGGAGTCCTGCGCAGGTCAGAGTTCAAactcactgtctcactcactgattcatgtgttgttgttgttattgctgttgttgttgttgttgtggctgagATGAGCCATTCAGCCCATCGTCCTTGGAGAGAATCATCTGAGCCATTCGTTCATCGTGTCCTTTCCCTCGAATGGAAACACGTTGGGAACAAATGTTcgaaaaaacatgttttctttctCTTGACCAACCTCGTTGGTTTGATGTTGTTGTATAAATATTTGGTTGTAATGACAATGATTGTTCTGTAGTTGTAGATACAGATTGACTCAAGTAATAATGGCAAATACTGGTTCGGTAATTTGAAGGAACATTGCTAGCAACAACAGCTTTGCTAGAAGTGTTGTTTAGTTACTGTTAATGGTAAATTAATAGTCCAAATTGGAGTTAAACTCTGTTATATTAGGGATCAGATCTAAATGATgagtaacatttttttttttgctgttctGTACACTTTATTTCAATGTAGTTGGGGAAAATGATTTTTTCACTTGAAGCATAGTGTAGCTTATCTTCTCTGGCTCATCACTTTTGTCTGTGGCGGTTCGCAACGTACTTTTGTATGTTCTGCAATTTTGTCTCTCCTTGTATTCTTTTGGGATGGCTTGTTTACATCAAAGCAGCGCTGCATCAAGCCGGGGAGGGCTTTTTCTGCTGTGTACTTTCATTCTGTTTTGGTGTCGGGTGAGGCTGGCCCGTCCTCACGGGGGGTTCAGAGGTTCTTATTGTGCTGGGAGTGCAGGTTTGACACTTCCCATGTGTTTCCTTCTGAAAAATCTGTAAAAAATAGTGACacgcacatgagcacacacacgcagacacagacacacacactgacacaaatcGGGGTAGATTTAATGTAGGTCATCGCAGTGGGCTGTGTGGGtagcagagaggggggaaagagaaaagggtgatggtgtgtgtgcgtgtgtgtgtgtgtgtgtgtgtgtgtgtgtgtgtgtgtgtgtgtgtgtgtgtgtgtgtgtgtgtgtgtgtgtgtgtgtgtgttttggcccCCCCCAGAAGAtgctccctctgtcccccgCCACGACGATAttggggggggtcgggggttaGCGGTGTCAGTCATGCGGAAAACAAAATAAGTAATGGCAAGAAGGGATTTCCAGTGTTCCAGTATGTGCACGCgcaatcatgtgtgtgtgtggctgtgcgtgtgtgtggctgtgtgtgtgtggctgtgcgtgtctgtgtgtgtcagcggcGAAGAGTTTGTTTGCATTAGATTTATATGGTTTCTTAAATGTATGATGCGAGTTCCTTCAGGGATGAAGGCTCTGGGCGAGGCTCTGCCCCAGTGATTCTAAGCACAATACACTCAGGAGATTGGACTGATGGCTGGGAGTGGTAGTGACTCCCtttatctctttatctctctgccAGAAACTGCACTGACAAACTGTttgtgtatctatctatctatctttgtatttttttttaataatcaatctgtctttctgtctttctatctatgTGTCTGACTGTCAGTCTATTTGTCCGTCCTATTGTCTGTCtatttgcctgtctgtctgtagcactttataataaatgtgcAGCAGTAAGAAACTTTTAGTAAATAGTGAATTTATCATTTATAAAGCCTTAAGATGATTATTTAAAAACGATTTacaatgttttaataaaaacagACTTTGTAAACAATTAATAAGGCTGCAATTCAGATTTGTTCAGGTAGTAAGAAAGCATTTGGAAAGTTTTTTAGTCCTAAATTGAGGATTATCTATGACTTACTTCTTGTTACTACTTTTTATATCTGGTAATGCTGCAATGGTACCTGACGCAGTTCCAGTTTTTAATTCATGATATGCTTAGTGAGGCACCTCACTTTAATTGAGCTTCCACAAAAGTCTTACATGTAGCTTTCTAAGTACCTCAATTGATTAATTCCCCTGTTAAATGTAAATTATAAATGCTTCGTAAGGTACAGATAATCCTCACTTGAGGTTACCTCACACAAAAGTAGTTAACTAATGCTTTCTAACTCTGTGAACAAATCATGAATGGCAGCATTTTCAAGTGTTTATTGAGCATCATTATGTAAAACATCCTAAATAATGTGTTAACCATCAGATTACACTTTAAAAGCAAACTTATGAACGATTATCTCATTAcctgaataatattttttttaatgcttaTGAAATGCTTCCGACTGGGTATTAACGTATGAACAATGCTTTGTAAATAATGAAAAGCTTAAAAGTTGCAGTTATTCTACAATGCTAcccatctgtctgcctgtccgtctgtctgtccatctatccatctctgTCCATCTTATAATGACTAGCTCTCTGTAATAAAAATCAATCCTTATCAATCACTGAACAGCATgttgtcttcctcctcttcttccatcTCTGCAGGGCCAAGTCAAAGAACGGAGGGCGTTCTCTGAGGGAGAAGCTGGACAAGATTGGCCTCAACCTGCCAGCCGGCCGGAGGAAAGCAGCCAACGTGACCCTGCTCACCGCGCTAGTCGAAGGTACGGGGACCAGCGCTCTGCTCTCTGTTGTTGGAATGCTGCCCGCTGCACTGTTGTTGAACTGGGCGAACATCACGTGTGCAGGgaccttttattattttccgtTGCATGATTCACACTTAAAAGTGCATCGGGACTGGGCTTTAAGTTCCTTTGGTATCAGCTGTATCCATGGAGATTCCCGTGAGTCACGTTGTTTTGAGTCACGGTGGATCGGGCTGCACTTTGAAGGCGTGGTGCTGGGTGCTTCTTGTCTTTGACTATCGAAGACAGCGCTTGCATAACCGCGTGTGACTCGCTGTGGGGCGTTCTGCTTTATTCTACTCTGCGGAAGGCCTACCAGGAGGAAGAGCTTAGAGCAAATAACGTTTTTTGCTTAGCAACGATGCCAAGTTTTGAACATGAACATTTCAGGGTAATACAGCCTACCTGAGGAGTGGGGAGTGAGGAGTGTGTGAGTCACTTGATTAAAAAGGGCCTCAAATTTGACTTTGTTCATAAAATATGTCCCGGGTTGTTCGTACAGTACAGCACAATATAGCGGGGACGTTTGACGTAACACCACGTCTGTTAGCCGCCAACAACGGGGGAAGCTTCGTCGCAGCTCCACTGCACATCGGCTCGGTGGTAATATCACTTTAATCACAGCCACCTGCCCTCGGGCTCAACATGAATATTCCCTCTTCCCCTATGCATGTCTAATCTTCATAAAACGGACCGATGGTTCTGAGCAGGAGAATGACTCGGGGCCCATATTATTTAGAGACCTTTAAAGCTGTATTAAGGCTTGTTATCTGGCGTAGGACTTGGCCGAGAGGCTGCGCTGACCTTAAAGCTTGTGCGGCTGCAGTCCAGCCAGTGATGCACACACGTCCATCAATACGCCATGCAGATGCCGAGGGCAGCCTTTGCATTTATTCGCATAAGCCTATTATGACCGTGCAAGTGAAGTCGCACCACAGCTtgttggggggagagggggggcgggggggggggatacataTTCATCTCACAagcagcagcccccccaccccccccccccctccccaccaaccACCACTCTCCCCTTGAGCTAGAGTGTTGAGAACAGCTGATTAAAGTGTGTTGCTCAACTGCTTCTCTTGATGTGCATGAATGCCGCCTTatgaatgtgtgcttgtgtgtttgtggttggttgtgtgtgagtttgggtgtgtgtgcgtgcgtgcgtttgtctggtgtgtgtgtgtgtgtgtgtgtgtgtgtgtgtgtgtgtgtgtgtgtgtgtgtgtgtgtgtgtgtgtgtaggggttggTGTGTGCATTTGGGTGGACATCAAAATAGCCTTGCTATGTACTGTTGTACTGCACCCAAATGAATGACATCGGTATTTTGTCTGCGTTGTTGCCAGGCACTTGGCTCTCCTCTTAATAGCTTATGGTCTGGTTCTGTATAATTACTCTCAGtttattcatgtgttcattcattaattcagtCACACATCCGGTCATATGTAGTcttcttaattatttttttccagtatCAGCTGTGGTTTCCCACAAGTTTCCTTCACAGTGCAGAACTCACTGTTGATCTAGAAACAATTGAGCTTGCAGAAGTACATTTATCTTTTCTTAGCTTTGTTTTATCTCTCTGTGTTTGAACGCATTTCCTCAATTCTCATCGGTCCTTTTTTTCATTAGGTGAAGCTGTTCATCTCGCAAGAGACTTTGGATACGTGTGTGAGACGGAGTTCCCGGCAAAAGCCATAGCTGATTATCTGGGCAGACCTCATGTGGAGCGTAACGAAGTCAACTCTCGCAAAAACATGCTCCTCGCAGCCAAGTAAGTTTCCAGCTCTCAGTAACTCTACAAACGAAATGCCTGCATCTTTTGCTTATAGCAACAAAAAAGTATATAATGATCACCATAATCAAGCAAACATGCAGATTGATATGCTTTGGAGTCATCTGCATATTCAATCCACCTTCTAACTATTGTTTTGTGAACGTTTTTTGGTTTCATGATTTTAAAACCCAGTTTGCATCTCAGCCTCATACCGTGCTGTTTTGACCCCCTCTCTCAGGCAGATCTGCAAGGAGTTCACCGACCTGCTGACCCAAGACCGCTCACCCCTCGGCAACTCTCGGCCGGCCCCTATCCTGGAGCCGGGCATCCAGGGCTGCCTGACCCACTTCAGCCTCATCACCCATGGCTTCGGCTCGCCCGCCATCTGCGCCGCCATGACCTCGCTGCAGAACTACCTGAACGAGGCCCTGAAGCAGGTGGACAAGATGTACCTGAGCTCCGGCAGCGACACCCAGGGATCCTCCGACAGCGGCGGCAAATCCACCGACAAAATGGAGAAGCACAGGAAATGAGAGAACCTCCAGGCAAAGagaactctccctctctctccctctctctccctctctctctttctctctgtctctcgctgtcttgcccccagaaaaaaagaaatgaggAGATTAAATCGACTCTTACCTAATACTTTCTTGGTCCCTGCCCTGTCTGGACgattgaaaacaaaaaaataacatgttCCCCGTATAGTATTGTTTTTGGGTTGGTCCTTTTTTGTGGTTTTatgaaaacagtttttttacttttgatgTATTGGAGTATTGGAGTGTCATCCTTTTGAGTTCACGCTGTGTTCAAACCGAGTCATTTTAGTGAGGCGACTGGTGCTGAACGGTTCGCggacttcctgcttcctgtttaGAGTTTAAACCAACCCAAACCACcataaaaagaaaaactaaaaagaTACACAGACTTTACACATCCAAGGAAAGAGGAAAACAGTGGCTGTGCGGCCGGGACACTGACGCCACAGACATAAGAACGGGGTTATGCTGACCAAAGgagggagaaaaaagagagagagagagagagagagagaatgcagaCTTTGTCGTTGTCTTTCTTCTCCCTAGAGGAAACCATTTCTTTTGAGGATTCACCATGTCGGCCATGTCTGTGAATTCCTCTATGCATCCCCCcagtctcccccttctcccccccgtctcccaccACTGCTCACCCTGTCTGGAGGCAAATCCACTGATTTCCTGTGTGTCTTCCGCAGTGGTCGGATCCCACTGGATTTTCAAAAAAGACTCCTTTTATATGGGAAAAAACCAGAGATGAAAATCTGATTAgtttttgctctttttttttttccttaaaaaaatacaaagacTCTGAAACGGGTCCAGTGTTATTGTGAGTCGTCATTGGGAGTCCGCTCGGATATCGCTTTTGTAGGCTTTAATAAAAGTTATGGAGTTAATGACATGTTCGTCTGCCTCTTACTGTCGGTCATTGTATGATATAAGGAGAGAAGAATGTGAGCCCTTTCAGTGTTTATTTGATTTCTAAAGCATAGCAatacttttatttttccttaatCATGAAACCACTTTGTAAGACTGCATAGACGTTGGGTGTGCTACCATGTTAGGTATCCCTTAGTACTGAACACTTCCATGTTGTATATCCAACAACCACAAGCCAATTCAATCCTTCCAGCATGTATGTTGTGAGAATGtttgtgtaaatgtaaatattcctttcttttggaaaaaaaaagtgtttttaattCAATATTGAAAAACAAACATAGGATTTTATCCATTGTCTTTCCTGAATGTAAATACTTTCTAATTTATGTTGTAATTTAATGGGTTGTGTAAATACTGGTTTCATTTGGGTGTCTGGCTTCACTTTTTATGATGTGTTCAACTTTTATAAATGGGTTAGTTTTTTATCACGTCAAGATTAGAAAGTGGGTATTATATGCTTTTTTGAAAATgtgtaagaaaaaaaaacattttaaatataacaggaaaaaaaaacgaataaaagACCCAACCCTGATTGTGTGATTCTGGGAATTTGTGAATTTGTTTTACACCCATACACAcgtgcagacacgcacaccacccccacacacacaccagcccacacacacccacacaaagacacacacacatacatataaaccacgcacacacacacacacacacacacacacacacacacacacacacacacacacacacacacacacacacacacacacacacacacacacacacacacacacacacacacacatgaacgcatcCAGACTCAAGCCCTAAAATCGTGCATTACCCTTCCCTTTGCTATTGGCTTGGAGAAGAGCTGTGTATCCTTTTGTTAGCAGCGCTTCACAGATGACCATCATGTGTTGGAAGATCTTCCTATTAATACCAGGCGTGGAAACAGTGGCCTCCATTATCTGCTCTTTCTTCAGCTGAGAGGCCAAAAACGGGTCAAGTGATTTGAGCGATGCCGCTGAGTtgcaaacaaaagcaaagaaaaataaacaaatttcATGTTCTGTATTCATGGATATACTTTTCATGGCCAAGGCTTCCGATTTTGTGTTGGTCCTTTACGGTTACCTTTGCGTGTCCTCTCAACAGGTGTATTCTAGCATGTtattaattcccccccccctcaacacacacacacaagcacacacatctgACGTCAAGAGTGTAAGGTCACATGCTGCATTTTCGCAGCCCGCAAAGGTCAAGAGCTTTGATGTGCCAGCGAGAATAGAGACGGTTACACAATTTGGATGGACTTAACATGTCAGGCAAGATTGCTTAATCACCACTTGTGAAGCCCATCCCTG belongs to Gadus morhua chromosome 13, gadMor3.0, whole genome shotgun sequence and includes:
- the tfap2c gene encoding transcription factor AP-2 gamma isoform X1, whose product is MLWKLADNVKYEDDCEERHDGSSNGNPRLPHLPAVSQHLYSPSPSLSHSAGSDFQPPYFPPPYQPISYPQSSDPYSHIDPFNINSIHQSQSSNQQQSWPGRQSQEGLGAHPRSGLASQILGLEGGSSGIRREGFRRPELLPAHVHNLDSSVIGDNMGMHEMGHGLDDVQHVDDHSIIMADQTVIKKVLGLRGGRNLDRLQRTYYQGGILAGPVALPKGNALGLPFQKDTLLGMVSNPTEVFCSVPGRLSLLSSTSKYKVTVAEVQRRLSPPECLNASLLGGVLRRAKSKNGGRSLREKLDKIGLNLPAGRRKAANVTLLTALVEGEAVHLARDFGYVCETEFPAKAIADYLGRPHVERNEVNSRKNMLLAAKQICKEFTDLLTQDRSPLGNSRPAPILEPGIQGCLTHFSLITHGFGSPAICAAMTSLQNYLNEALKQVDKMYLSSGSDTQGSSDSGGKSTDKMEKHRK
- the tfap2c gene encoding transcription factor AP-2 gamma isoform X2; translated protein: MSLLERIDWRERHDGSSNGNPRLPHLPAVSQHLYSPSPSLSHSAGSDFQPPYFPPPYQPISYPQSSDPYSHIDPFNINSIHQSQSSNQQQSWPGRQSQEGLGAHPRSGLASQILGLEGGSSGIRREGFRRPELLPAHVHNLDSSVIGDNMGMHEMGHGLDDVQHVDDHSIIMADQTVIKKVLGLRGGRNLDRLQRTYYQGGILAGPVALPKGNALGLPFQKDTLLGMVSNPTEVFCSVPGRLSLLSSTSKYKVTVAEVQRRLSPPECLNASLLGGVLRRAKSKNGGRSLREKLDKIGLNLPAGRRKAANVTLLTALVEGEAVHLARDFGYVCETEFPAKAIADYLGRPHVERNEVNSRKNMLLAAKQICKEFTDLLTQDRSPLGNSRPAPILEPGIQGCLTHFSLITHGFGSPAICAAMTSLQNYLNEALKQVDKMYLSSGSDTQGSSDSGGKSTDKMEKHRK
- the tfap2c gene encoding transcription factor AP-2 gamma isoform X4, which produces MSLLERIDWRERHDGSSNGNPRLPHLPAVSQHLYSPSPSLSHSAGSDFQPPYFPPPYQPISYPQSSDPYSHIDPFNINSIHQSQSSNQQQSWPGRQSQEGLGAHPRSGLASQILGLEGGSSGIRREGFRRPELLPAHVHNLDSSVIGDNMGMHEMGHGLDDVQHVDDHSIIMADQTVIKKGPVALPKGNALGLPFQKDTLLGMVSNPTEVFCSVPGRLSLLSSTSKYKVTVAEVQRRLSPPECLNASLLGGVLRRAKSKNGGRSLREKLDKIGLNLPAGRRKAANVTLLTALVEGEAVHLARDFGYVCETEFPAKAIADYLGRPHVERNEVNSRKNMLLAAKQICKEFTDLLTQDRSPLGNSRPAPILEPGIQGCLTHFSLITHGFGSPAICAAMTSLQNYLNEALKQVDKMYLSSGSDTQGSSDSGGKSTDKMEKHRK
- the tfap2c gene encoding transcription factor AP-2 gamma isoform X3 codes for the protein MLWKLADNVKYEDDCEERHDGSSNGNPRLPHLPAVSQHLYSPSPSLSHSAGSDFQPPYFPPPYQPISYPQSSDPYSHIDPFNINSIHQSQSSNQQQSWPGRQSQEGLGAHPRSGLASQILGLEGGSSGIRREGFRRPELLPAHVHNLDSSVIGDNMGMHEMGHGLDDVQHVDDHSIIMADQTVIKKGPVALPKGNALGLPFQKDTLLGMVSNPTEVFCSVPGRLSLLSSTSKYKVTVAEVQRRLSPPECLNASLLGGVLRRAKSKNGGRSLREKLDKIGLNLPAGRRKAANVTLLTALVEGEAVHLARDFGYVCETEFPAKAIADYLGRPHVERNEVNSRKNMLLAAKQICKEFTDLLTQDRSPLGNSRPAPILEPGIQGCLTHFSLITHGFGSPAICAAMTSLQNYLNEALKQVDKMYLSSGSDTQGSSDSGGKSTDKMEKHRK